A portion of the uncultured Bacteroides sp. genome contains these proteins:
- a CDS encoding DUF4373 domain-containing protein: MENDQYFPHDVTAQNNFKIMRLKSDKGYEGYGLYWALLENLRLQKNYSMPISFLPQLAIQLLTSVELLRDVVQKYGLFVVDDEGLFFSAGLIKRMKPLEEKRKARDARREQTVTTVPLPRPSRGRQRRRNTPSTSAVQQETTEPLPMEELFPTAPLEPDPTPEIALDATQNGTEKETEMNHSEVMQKCVTEVFESVQNNMQNSAKTTQNAHLQNADNERFAMYSLEEESKVEKDKGKYGCCGTTTARMDVCTTTTSIDVRRRVRSERSPVLPKSLWEVYVSEAMGERSWLELQAMHSGMGLRFMECVPLIEETFKRHIRTYGTESRIMSLCDAKSYFSNFIKRGSPTRRIVEEALKTCTSTVDVYRYETLVNGRRTYCGVDIPAEAPPRPNGTAVWDGGLRIWSK, translated from the coding sequence ATGGAGAATGATCAATACTTTCCACACGATGTTACGGCGCAAAATAACTTCAAGATAATGCGTCTCAAATCGGATAAAGGCTATGAAGGATATGGGCTCTATTGGGCTTTGTTGGAAAATCTGCGCTTGCAGAAGAATTATTCGATGCCGATTTCTTTTCTTCCGCAGTTGGCTATTCAATTGCTCACTTCGGTAGAACTTTTGCGTGATGTGGTGCAAAAATATGGACTTTTTGTGGTGGACGATGAGGGGCTTTTCTTCTCTGCGGGTCTTATCAAGAGAATGAAGCCGTTGGAAGAGAAACGAAAGGCACGTGATGCGAGGAGGGAACAAACAGTGACTACTGTGCCTTTGCCTCGACCATCAAGAGGAAGACAGAGGAGGCGGAATACGCCTTCGACATCTGCCGTGCAGCAAGAGACCACTGAACCTTTGCCGATGGAAGAACTTTTTCCGACTGCTCCACTTGAACCTGATCCTACTCCGGAGATTGCTCTTGATGCTACTCAAAACGGAACCGAAAAAGAGACAGAAATGAACCACTCGGAAGTGATGCAAAAGTGTGTAACTGAAGTGTTTGAAAGTGTGCAAAACAACATGCAAAACAGTGCAAAAACAACGCAAAATGCACATTTGCAAAACGCTGATAATGAGCGTTTTGCAATGTACTCTCTAGAAGAGGAAAGTAAAGTAGAAAAAGACAAAGGAAAGTATGGTTGTTGTGGTACAACAACTGCGCGCATGGATGTTTGCACCACCACCACATCAATCGATGTTCGCAGAAGGGTAAGAAGTGAACGTTCCCCGGTGTTGCCGAAGTCGCTTTGGGAGGTATATGTTTCCGAGGCGATGGGGGAGCGATCGTGGTTGGAACTTCAGGCCATGCATTCGGGCATGGGATTGCGTTTCATGGAGTGCGTGCCACTCATTGAAGAGACGTTTAAGAGGCATATTCGCACGTACGGCACGGAAAGCAGGATTATGTCTCTTTGCGATGCGAAAAGTTATTTTAGCAACTTTATCAAGCGGGGGAGTCCCACACGCAGGATCGTTGAGGAGGCCTTGAAGACGTGCACGTCAACAGTGGATGTGTATCGCTACGAGACCTTGGTGAACGGGCGACGAACGTATTGTGGAGTCGATATTCCGGCGGAGGCTCCACCACGTCCCAATGGCACGGCTGTGTGGGATGGAGGTTTGAGAATTTGGAGCAAGTAA
- a CDS encoding TolC family protein: MNHTAFTYGIIALFLCLGISSNLHAQELKISDYSSLKPEDYTNITLPPLDVLFENAKQGAVYKLADVKEQVEQRLLKKEKRAWLGFFSLRGSYQYGMFGNDATYSDVVTPVVNTYTTAAQNSYTVGGGVSIPLDALFDLGARVKRQKLNIRSAELEKEVKFEEMKKEIIMLYATATAQLNVLKLRSESVILANAQYAITEKDFSNGTVDSSGLSVEKERQSKTLESFENSKSELNKSLMILEVITHTPILK; this comes from the coding sequence ATGAACCATACAGCCTTTACATACGGCATCATCGCTCTTTTTTTGTGCTTGGGTATCAGTAGTAACCTGCATGCACAAGAATTAAAGATAAGTGACTATTCGAGTTTAAAACCCGAAGATTATACCAACATCACTCTTCCTCCACTCGATGTATTGTTTGAAAATGCAAAGCAAGGAGCCGTTTACAAACTCGCAGATGTGAAAGAACAGGTGGAACAGCGTTTACTAAAAAAAGAAAAACGGGCATGGCTTGGCTTTTTCAGCCTTAGAGGTAGCTATCAATACGGTATGTTTGGTAACGATGCCACCTATTCGGATGTAGTAACTCCTGTTGTTAATACATACACCACAGCAGCTCAAAACAGTTATACTGTCGGTGGTGGAGTTAGCATACCTTTGGATGCGCTGTTCGATCTTGGTGCTCGCGTCAAGCGGCAGAAGTTAAACATCCGCAGTGCTGAACTTGAGAAAGAAGTTAAGTTTGAAGAGATGAAAAAAGAGATTATCATGTTGTATGCCACTGCCACTGCGCAGCTCAATGTACTTAAGTTAAGATCAGAATCGGTTATTTTAGCTAATGCACAATATGCTATTACTGAAAAAGATTTTTCGAATGGTACGGTTGATTCCAGTGGTCTATCCGTAGAAAAAGAACGACAATCTAAGACTCTGGAAAGTTTCGAGAACAGTAAATCAGAGTTAAATAAAAGCCTGATGATACTCGAAGTAATTACACATACCCCTATCCTTAAATAA
- a CDS encoding HU family DNA-binding protein, whose product MMAVSVVRYSRKKKIGDAKSPTIYFLKQEARTSKIYTIETLASEIETIGSLSEEDVIHVMKSFVRSMRKVLKEGNRVKVDGLGTFYITLTCPGVEVEKDCVVKNISKVNLRFWVDNTLRLANDSTATTRGATNNVEFALHTEAATDPSKPVDPTKPIDPTA is encoded by the coding sequence ATTATGGCAGTAAGTGTTGTACGCTATTCACGTAAAAAGAAAATTGGAGATGCTAAATCTCCTACGATCTATTTCTTGAAGCAGGAAGCCAGAACATCGAAGATCTACACGATTGAAACACTGGCTAGTGAAATCGAAACTATTGGTTCACTCTCTGAAGAAGATGTGATTCATGTGATGAAATCTTTTGTGCGTAGCATGAGGAAGGTGCTCAAGGAAGGCAATCGTGTGAAGGTAGATGGATTGGGAACATTCTACATCACGTTGACATGTCCGGGTGTGGAGGTTGAAAAAGATTGCGTAGTAAAGAATATTTCGAAGGTGAACCTTCGTTTCTGGGTAGATAATACGCTCCGTTTGGCTAATGATTCTACTGCAACTACTCGTGGTGCAACCAATAATGTGGAGTTTGCACTTCATACTGAAGCGGCTACTGATCCTAGCAAGCCTGTTGACCCAACTAAACCTATTGATCCTACAGCGTAA
- a CDS encoding N-acetylmuramoyl-L-alanine amidase — protein sequence MRKIDLIVIHCSATREDRTFTENDLEITHRRRGFNGIGYHFYIRKNGDIKTTRPIEKIGAHAKGYNAHSIGICYEGGLDANGRPKDTRTLWQKHSLQVLVKTLQIDYPDVHICGHRDLSPDLNGNGEIEPEEWVKACPCYNVSEGI from the coding sequence ATGAGAAAAATAGATTTAATCGTCATTCATTGTTCGGCAACAAGAGAAGACCGGACTTTCACCGAGAACGATCTCGAGATAACCCATCGCAGACGAGGCTTCAACGGCATCGGCTACCACTTCTACATTCGTAAGAATGGAGATATCAAAACAACCAGACCGATAGAGAAAATTGGCGCACATGCCAAGGGCTACAATGCCCATAGCATCGGTATCTGTTATGAAGGTGGACTAGATGCAAACGGGCGTCCCAAAGATACCCGTACCCTGTGGCAGAAACATTCCTTGCAAGTACTCGTCAAAACCCTTCAGATCGACTATCCCGACGTGCATATATGCGGACATAGAGATCTAAGTCCTGATTTGAATGGCAATGGAGAAATAGAACCGGAAGAGTGGGTGAAAGCCTGTCCGTGTTATAACGTTTCAGAGGGCATCTAG
- a CDS encoding bifunctional DNA primase/helicase, with the protein MYNFNKFGIDVNGRTSGHIKTFCPKCRENRKNKRDKSLSVNLDTGQWLCHYCGWKGTAAEPERRNNFTAYHHPLPNKQMPTSGGGGSLPGTLLVPSQLAGPQPETVPVSATDTGIVAPPMINHDVIRWLRWLATERGIPAEVATAMHLTCATEFMPQTGHQESCLCFNYLEQGELVNTKFRDAQKNFKMTTGAELIPYNIDGIEGTPQCIITEGEMDALSFVAIGRTDVVSVPSGANRNLTWLDRFAESHFEDKQVIYIASDADRKGGELRNELLRRLGKERCRVLTYGEGCKDANEQLLKYGADSLRTVLEEAPELPLEGVYTATDVAEDLRALFENGFNSGAPIGLEAFDSLLTFELGRLCVVTGIPGSGKSEFVDELVLRLCLHHDWKPAFFSPENMPIVYHLRKLAEKLTGKRFIPYCTSEPLYQQVVGYLSMNVCHILPKENFTAETILQKARELVLRRGIRLLVIDPFNRLEHQIPQGMSETQYISSFLDQLTNFALRYQCLVILVAHPRKMNRDLQTGRTPVPTLYDINGSAAFFNKCDFGFAIERDTDVVRIHVEKVKFRHLGQPGVASFVFNSVNGRYTPCDEDPTASMPEQRVTHVQFDSNSWLPVIEEVKDLFE; encoded by the coding sequence ATGTATAATTTTAACAAATTTGGTATTGATGTAAACGGTCGTACAAGCGGCCATATCAAAACCTTCTGCCCCAAGTGCAGAGAAAATCGTAAGAACAAGCGTGATAAATCCCTTAGTGTCAACCTCGATACCGGTCAGTGGCTTTGTCACTATTGCGGGTGGAAAGGCACGGCTGCCGAGCCCGAACGTCGCAACAACTTCACGGCGTATCATCATCCCTTGCCAAACAAGCAAATGCCGACTTCCGGTGGAGGAGGCTCACTTCCCGGCACATTGCTGGTACCTTCGCAACTAGCTGGTCCACAGCCGGAAACAGTCCCTGTATCTGCTACGGATACCGGCATTGTTGCACCGCCAATGATCAATCATGATGTCATCCGCTGGCTTCGTTGGCTGGCCACCGAGCGGGGCATTCCTGCCGAAGTAGCCACTGCCATGCACCTCACCTGCGCCACTGAGTTCATGCCTCAAACCGGGCACCAGGAGAGTTGCCTCTGCTTCAACTATCTGGAGCAGGGGGAATTGGTGAACACCAAGTTTCGTGATGCTCAGAAGAATTTCAAGATGACCACCGGTGCCGAACTCATTCCATACAACATTGATGGCATTGAAGGTACTCCTCAGTGCATCATCACCGAGGGTGAGATGGATGCTTTGTCGTTTGTTGCCATTGGTCGCACCGACGTGGTGAGTGTGCCCAGTGGAGCCAACCGCAACCTCACTTGGCTCGATCGGTTTGCGGAGTCGCACTTTGAAGACAAACAGGTGATCTACATCGCTAGTGATGCCGACCGTAAAGGGGGGGAGCTGCGCAACGAACTTCTCCGTCGTCTTGGTAAAGAACGTTGTCGCGTGCTGACCTACGGAGAGGGCTGCAAAGATGCAAACGAGCAACTTTTGAAGTACGGGGCTGACAGTCTGCGCACCGTGCTCGAAGAAGCTCCCGAGTTGCCACTTGAAGGCGTCTACACTGCTACCGATGTGGCAGAAGATCTGCGTGCCCTCTTCGAAAACGGTTTCAACAGTGGCGCACCCATCGGCCTCGAAGCCTTTGATAGCCTGCTCACCTTTGAACTGGGTCGCCTGTGTGTGGTCACCGGTATCCCCGGTAGTGGAAAATCCGAGTTTGTGGACGAACTGGTGCTTCGCCTCTGTCTCCATCACGACTGGAAGCCTGCCTTCTTCAGCCCCGAAAACATGCCCATCGTATACCACCTGCGCAAGTTGGCCGAGAAGCTCACCGGCAAACGCTTCATTCCCTACTGTACGTCCGAACCGCTTTATCAACAGGTGGTTGGCTACCTCAGTATGAATGTCTGTCACATTTTGCCCAAAGAAAATTTTACAGCCGAAACCATTCTGCAGAAAGCTCGTGAGCTCGTTCTTCGCCGAGGCATCCGCTTGCTCGTCATCGACCCCTTCAACCGTTTGGAGCATCAGATTCCCCAAGGGATGAGCGAGACCCAGTACATCAGTTCCTTTCTCGATCAACTCACTAATTTTGCCTTGCGCTACCAATGTCTAGTCATCCTTGTGGCCCATCCCCGCAAGATGAATCGTGATTTGCAAACCGGTCGCACACCCGTGCCCACGCTTTATGACATCAACGGATCTGCCGCATTTTTCAACAAATGTGATTTTGGTTTCGCCATCGAACGAGATACCGATGTGGTGCGTATCCATGTAGAGAAGGTCAAATTTCGCCATCTCGGTCAGCCCGGTGTAGCATCATTTGTGTTCAATTCAGTGAATGGTCGCTACACTCCCTGCGACGAAGATCCCACTGCTTCCATGCCCGAACAGCGGGTGACTCATGTGCAGTTTGATAGTAATAGTTGGCTGCCTGTGATAGAGGAAGTGAAAGATTTGTTTGAATAG
- a CDS encoding C1 family peptidase — protein sequence MNKRLLTVFVLGSVLFSAQAQQSRGGISDEMLREIKQSYQGTAADRAIRNAIGGSDIRTLALNQENMQAMDTYFSNKVESKGITNQESSGRCWLFTGLNVMRAKVIAKYGMGAFEFSQAYTFFWDQLEKSNLFLQGVIDTSSKPMDDKMVEWLFKNPLSDGGQFTGISDLVSKYGLVPKEVMPETNSSDNTTRMANLLSLKLREYGLQLRDESAKGGKVTTLEKKKTQMLGTIYRMLALNLGVPPTEFAWTRKDAKGNPVETEIYTPMSFFKKYVNEDLTNNYVMLMNDPSREYYKTYEIDYDRHRYDGKNWTYVNLPVEEIKEMAIASIKDSTMMYFSCDVGKFLNTERGLLDVKNYDYESLMGTTFGMDKKQRIQTFASGSSHAMTLMAVDLDKAGKSKKWMVENSWGATKGYQGYLIMTDEWFNEYMFRLVVEKKFVTTKVLELLKQKPIRLPAWDPMFAAEE from the coding sequence ATGAATAAACGACTATTAACGGTTTTTGTTCTGGGGAGTGTATTGTTTTCTGCACAAGCACAACAGAGCAGGGGAGGAATAAGTGATGAAATGCTCCGGGAGATTAAACAAAGTTATCAGGGTACGGCCGCAGATAGGGCTATTCGTAATGCTATTGGTGGAAGTGATATCCGCACGTTGGCTCTGAATCAGGAGAATATGCAGGCGATGGATACTTATTTTTCTAATAAGGTAGAATCGAAAGGGATAACGAATCAAGAATCGTCCGGACGCTGCTGGCTCTTTACGGGGCTCAACGTGATGCGTGCGAAGGTGATTGCCAAGTATGGCATGGGAGCATTTGAATTTTCACAAGCGTACACATTCTTCTGGGATCAGCTTGAGAAATCGAACCTTTTTCTGCAGGGGGTAATAGATACGAGTAGTAAGCCCATGGATGATAAGATGGTGGAGTGGCTCTTCAAAAATCCACTGAGCGATGGTGGGCAATTTACAGGTATTTCAGATTTGGTTAGTAAATATGGGTTGGTACCTAAAGAGGTGATGCCGGAAACGAACAGTAGTGACAACACCACTCGTATGGCCAATCTGCTTTCGCTGAAACTTCGTGAATATGGACTGCAGCTACGTGATGAGTCGGCAAAAGGAGGAAAAGTAACCACTTTGGAGAAGAAGAAAACACAGATGCTGGGAACGATCTACCGGATGTTGGCGTTGAATCTGGGTGTGCCACCGACGGAATTTGCCTGGACACGCAAAGATGCCAAAGGTAATCCTGTAGAGACAGAAATATACACACCGATGTCGTTCTTTAAGAAGTATGTGAATGAGGATTTAACCAACAACTATGTGATGCTGATGAATGACCCGAGCCGGGAGTATTACAAAACTTACGAGATCGATTATGATCGTCATCGCTACGATGGTAAGAACTGGACGTATGTAAACTTACCTGTGGAGGAGATAAAAGAGATGGCGATAGCTTCGATAAAGGATAGTACAATGATGTATTTTTCATGTGATGTGGGTAAATTTCTGAATACGGAACGAGGATTGCTAGACGTGAAAAACTACGACTATGAATCATTGATGGGAACGACGTTTGGCATGGATAAAAAGCAACGTATACAGACATTTGCCAGTGGTTCATCTCATGCCATGACACTGATGGCAGTCGATTTAGATAAAGCGGGAAAATCAAAAAAATGGATGGTCGAGAATAGTTGGGGAGCCACAAAAGGTTATCAGGGATACCTCATCATGACAGACGAATGGTTCAACGAATACATGTTTCGCCTTGTGGTAGAGAAGAAATTTGTAACCACAAAAGTACTTGAACTACTAAAGCAAAAGCCCATCCGCCTACCCGCATGGGACCCCATGTTTGCCGCAGAGGAGTAA
- a CDS encoding DUF4248 domain-containing protein, with product MNTSEEKKFAIRSYGKGELASLYMPGILPKSALATFNEWINKFPGLPEALQQSGLCPSNRRYTPAQVRLIIKALGEP from the coding sequence ATGAATACATCAGAAGAAAAGAAGTTCGCCATTCGCAGTTATGGCAAAGGTGAACTGGCATCCCTTTACATGCCGGGCATACTACCTAAAAGCGCCCTAGCAACGTTCAATGAGTGGATAAATAAGTTTCCCGGGTTACCGGAAGCATTGCAGCAGTCGGGCCTCTGCCCTAGTAACAGACGTTATACTCCCGCACAAGTTCGGCTCATCATCAAAGCACTGGGGGAACCGTGA
- a CDS encoding glycosyltransferase — MINLLQILEMLSFYLLTISVGYLFVFAVASKFYRHRKYPQTERVNRFAVLFPAYKEDKVILNSVTSFLQQDYPADKYEVIVISDQMEHITNEQLSQLPIRLLIANYENSSKAKAMTLAMESTALEEYDMIVIMDADNTTTPDFLQEINRACNAGLQAIQAHRVAKNTDTSIAILDAVSEEINNAIFRKGHVAIGFSSALIGSGMALEASWFRKSVKSLQTAGEDKELETLLLKENIYIEYLEHLRVFDEKIQKKEGFKNQRKRWLAAQFDALKAALPDFPKALFTGNFDYCDKVLQWMMFPRIILIFLIGVMTLLITIVHPTASIKWWGLSLFLLFTLCMVIPRQLYNRQLLKAVMQLPSLAWMMFSNLFGLRGANKKFIHTEHEHHS, encoded by the coding sequence ATGATCAACCTGTTACAAATATTGGAAATGCTATCATTTTACCTATTGACAATATCAGTAGGCTACCTATTCGTATTCGCTGTAGCGTCCAAATTCTACCGGCACCGAAAGTATCCGCAGACTGAAAGGGTAAATAGGTTTGCTGTTTTGTTCCCTGCTTACAAAGAAGATAAGGTTATTTTAAACTCCGTCACCTCCTTTTTGCAGCAAGACTATCCTGCTGATAAATACGAGGTGATCGTCATTTCGGACCAGATGGAGCATATCACCAACGAACAATTAAGTCAGCTTCCTATCCGACTTCTTATCGCCAACTATGAGAATAGTTCGAAAGCTAAAGCAATGACTCTGGCTATGGAAAGTACTGCACTCGAGGAGTATGATATGATTGTTATCATGGACGCTGACAATACCACCACACCTGATTTTCTACAAGAGATAAATCGAGCTTGCAATGCAGGCTTGCAAGCCATCCAAGCGCATCGTGTTGCAAAGAATACAGATACCAGTATCGCCATTCTCGATGCAGTGAGCGAAGAGATCAACAATGCTATTTTCCGCAAGGGGCATGTAGCCATTGGTTTCTCATCGGCACTCATCGGATCTGGCATGGCACTAGAAGCCAGTTGGTTCAGAAAGAGCGTAAAATCCCTGCAAACAGCGGGTGAAGATAAAGAGTTAGAAACATTGCTGCTTAAAGAGAATATATACATAGAATATTTGGAACATCTGCGGGTGTTTGATGAAAAAATACAGAAAAAAGAAGGGTTTAAGAATCAGCGTAAACGTTGGCTGGCGGCTCAGTTTGATGCACTGAAAGCTGCTCTGCCTGACTTCCCAAAGGCTCTGTTTACAGGAAACTTCGACTATTGCGACAAGGTATTGCAATGGATGATGTTTCCACGAATCATACTGATCTTTCTCATAGGAGTAATGACATTGCTGATTACCATCGTTCACCCAACAGCAAGCATCAAGTGGTGGGGATTATCGCTCTTTCTACTCTTTACGCTTTGTATGGTTATTCCAAGGCAGCTATACAATAGGCAGCTATTAAAGGCGGTTATGCAACTACCATCGCTTGCATGGATGATGTTCTCCAACCTTTTCGGATTGAGAGGAGCGAATAAGAAGTTCATTCATACAGAGCATGAACATCACTCATAA
- a CDS encoding O-antigen ligase family protein, translated as MSKRKFYCLLFNHFISKSWLPLVLIVGLYLFYKFTISQGMSVSMIYAALPLIAVAIILLVKHSNSAFYALFASHFLLVIAGGFADIKIGMFSLIITLSVVSLMLMRNIYENINWKSSRNGMLLLYSIWLAFCIAEIMNPNNVQEAWNISITQYAVYPIVCALLVPVFIKKTRSVEYLLMIWSIFILIFAMKGYWQKNHGFNARELYFLYVLGGARTHFIWSGIRYFSFFTDAANFGVHMAMGATCFLLSMFYAKNTWLKVYFGIVVIAAIYGFAISGTRAAMAVPLGGLALFIFLSYNWKTFVLGLLAFLSIFIFFRFTDIGDDNQYIHKMRTAFSPNEDASYQLRVENREKIKEYMADKPFGYGIGLGGKADRFEPKELMPIPPDSWLINVWTDTGIVGLMLYLILHGILFAWCAWILRFKIKDKQLRGLTIAWLCVNAGFFLSAYGNDVMQYPNSIVVYTGFALCFAAPHIDRRIAKK; from the coding sequence ATGAGTAAAAGAAAGTTTTATTGCTTACTATTCAACCATTTTATCAGCAAAAGCTGGTTGCCTCTCGTACTAATTGTGGGTTTATACTTATTCTATAAATTCACGATTAGTCAAGGCATGTCAGTCTCCATGATCTATGCCGCTTTACCCCTCATAGCTGTGGCAATCATTTTATTAGTGAAGCATTCCAACAGTGCATTCTATGCCCTCTTTGCATCTCATTTCCTTCTAGTCATAGCAGGAGGTTTCGCTGACATTAAAATAGGGATGTTTTCCCTCATTATTACGCTTTCCGTTGTTTCTCTAATGTTAATGAGAAATATTTATGAAAATATTAATTGGAAGAGTAGTCGCAATGGTATGCTGCTACTCTATTCTATTTGGCTGGCTTTCTGCATCGCCGAAATAATGAATCCAAACAATGTTCAAGAGGCATGGAATATTTCTATTACTCAATATGCCGTTTACCCCATCGTATGCGCATTATTGGTACCTGTATTCATTAAAAAGACACGGAGCGTAGAATATTTGTTAATGATTTGGTCGATATTTATACTGATCTTTGCCATGAAAGGATATTGGCAGAAGAATCATGGATTTAACGCACGTGAACTTTACTTTCTCTACGTACTGGGAGGAGCAAGAACGCACTTCATTTGGTCAGGCATTCGTTACTTCTCCTTCTTTACTGATGCGGCTAACTTTGGAGTACACATGGCTATGGGAGCTACTTGCTTTCTCTTGTCTATGTTTTATGCAAAAAACACGTGGCTTAAGGTTTATTTTGGAATTGTAGTTATCGCCGCTATTTACGGATTCGCCATATCTGGAACCCGCGCTGCCATGGCTGTTCCTTTGGGTGGACTAGCACTGTTCATCTTTCTTTCTTATAATTGGAAAACTTTCGTATTGGGCCTTCTGGCATTTCTCTCCATCTTTATTTTCTTTAGATTTACGGACATAGGAGACGATAACCAATATATTCACAAAATGAGAACTGCGTTCTCTCCCAATGAAGATGCTTCTTATCAGCTACGTGTAGAAAACAGAGAGAAAATAAAAGAATACATGGCCGATAAACCCTTTGGATATGGTATCGGTCTAGGTGGCAAAGCTGATCGCTTCGAACCCAAAGAATTAATGCCTATCCCTCCGGATTCATGGTTAATTAATGTATGGACTGATACCGGTATTGTTGGACTCATGTTATACCTCATCCTACATGGCATTCTATTCGCTTGGTGTGCTTGGATACTGAGATTTAAAATAAAAGACAAACAGCTTAGAGGACTAACTATAGCTTGGCTGTGCGTCAATGCGGGCTTCTTCCTATCCGCCTATGGTAACGATGTGATGCAATATCCCAATTCCATTGTTGTCTATACGGGTTTTGCCCTTTGTTTTGCAGCCCCTCATATCGACAGGAGAATAGCTAAAAAGTAG
- a CDS encoding NADH:ubiquinone reductase (Na(+)-transporting) subunit B codes for MKALRNYLDKIKPNFEEGGKFHAFHSVFDGFETFLFVPNRTSKLGTHIHDSIDSKRIMSIVVIALIPALLFGMYNVGYQHFTHTGAQGGFSEMFAYGFLAVLPKLIVSYVVGLGIEFVIAQWKKEEIQEGFLVSGILIPMIVPVDCPLWILAVATAFAVIFAKEVFGGTGMNVFNVALVTRAFLFFAYPAKMSGDAVWVSGESIFGLGKSVDGLTAATSLGMASTATAPNGYPAFSWDMVTGLIPGSIGETSVIAILLGAALLLITGIASWKTMFSVFVGGAFMAIVFNTIGPDTAMANMPWYEHLALGGFCFGAVFMATDPVTAARTETGKYIYGFLIGSMAIIIRVLNPGYPEGMMLAILLMNIFAPLIDYCVVQNNISRRAKRVTKLNN; via the coding sequence ATGAAAGCGTTAAGAAATTATCTCGACAAGATAAAGCCAAACTTTGAAGAGGGCGGCAAGTTCCACGCATTTCACTCGGTGTTCGACGGATTTGAAACGTTCCTCTTTGTGCCCAACCGCACTTCGAAATTAGGAACGCATATCCACGATTCAATTGATAGCAAGCGAATCATGTCGATCGTTGTGATTGCCTTGATACCGGCGCTGTTGTTCGGTATGTACAACGTAGGTTATCAGCATTTCACTCATACAGGTGCCCAAGGTGGTTTCTCTGAAATGTTTGCCTATGGCTTTCTGGCTGTATTGCCTAAACTGATTGTATCTTATGTAGTGGGTCTGGGCATTGAGTTTGTGATTGCCCAATGGAAGAAGGAGGAGATTCAGGAAGGATTTTTGGTATCGGGTATCCTGATACCGATGATTGTTCCGGTGGACTGTCCGCTGTGGATTCTGGCTGTGGCCACTGCATTTGCTGTTATATTTGCCAAAGAGGTGTTTGGCGGTACGGGTATGAATGTATTCAACGTAGCGTTGGTCACTCGTGCCTTCTTATTCTTTGCTTATCCGGCCAAGATGTCCGGTGATGCCGTTTGGGTATCGGGTGAGAGCATTTTTGGCTTAGGTAAGTCGGTTGACGGACTAACAGCGGCTACTTCGTTGGGTATGGCTTCTACAGCTACCGCTCCGAATGGATATCCTGCTTTTTCATGGGATATGGTGACGGGACTCATTCCCGGTTCCATTGGTGAAACAAGTGTGATTGCAATTCTTCTGGGTGCGGCGTTGCTACTTATTACCGGCATTGCCAGTTGGAAAACGATGTTCTCCGTATTTGTGGGTGGAGCATTTATGGCTATCGTATTTAATACGATTGGACCGGATACGGCTATGGCCAACATGCCTTGGTATGAACATCTTGCGCTGGGTGGTTTCTGCTTCGGTGCGGTGTTTATGGCTACAGATCCTGTTACGGCTGCCCGCACGGAAACGGGTAAGTACATTTATGGATTCCTGATTGGCTCAATGGCTATCATCATCCGTGTGCTCAATCCGGGTTATCCTGAAGGTATGATGCTTGCCATCTTGCTGATGAACATATTTGCTCCGCTGATAGATTACTGTGTGGTGCAGAACAACATCAGCCGCAGAGCGAAACGCGTTACTAAGTTAAACAACTAA